Proteins from a genomic interval of Capsicum annuum cultivar UCD-10X-F1 chromosome 4, UCD10Xv1.1, whole genome shotgun sequence:
- the LOC124897717 gene encoding uncharacterized mitochondrial protein AtMg00810-like — protein KNAFLNGDLHEEVYMTPPPGIDHQPGEVCRLRKALYGLKQAPRAWFEKFSTVITSLGFVPSNHDSALFVRCTSAGRILLSLYVDDMIITGDDHSGIELLKHDLAHRFVMKDLGLLRYFLGIEVAQSKKGYLLSQTKYISDLFTRARLSDNRTVDTPLETNARYSPSDGVPLSDPSLYRTIVGSLVYLTVTRPDIAHAVHVVSQFVTAPTSVHWGAVLRILRYLRGTQFQNLLFPSTSSLELRAYSDADWDGDRNDRKSTTGFCVFLGDSLISWKSKKQDVVSRSSTEAEYRAMAVTTCEIIWLRWLLADMGVHISMPTPLHCDNKSAVQIAKNSVFHERTKHI, from the coding sequence aagaatgcttttctgaatggtgatctccacgaggaagtttatatgactcctcccccaggtattgaccaccagccaggtgaagtttgtcggcttcgaaaagctttatacggtctcaaacaagcccctcgtgcttggtttgagaaattctccactgttattacttcccttggatttgtcccgagtaaccatgattcagcattgtttgttagatgtacaagtgcagggcgaattctattgtccttatatgtagatgatatgattattactggtgatgatcatagtggtattgagttattgaagcatgatttggctcatcgatttgtaatgaaggacttgggcttgctgcgttattttctgggtattgaggtggctcagtctaagaaagggtatcttctttctcagactaagtatatatctgacttgtttacacgggcgcgtctttctgacaacaggactgtagatactccccttgaaaccaatgcacgttactctcctagtgatggtgttccattatcagatccgagtctttatcggactattgtgggtagtttggtttatcttacggttactcgtccagatatagcacatgcagttcatgttgttagccagtttgttactgctcctacttctgttcactggggagctgtacttcgtattctaaggtatcttcgtggcactcagtttcagaatctcttgtttccctcgacgtcatctctcgagttacgagcctatagtgatgctgattgggatggagatcgcaatgatcgtaaatccaccactggtttttgtgtgtttcttggagactctttaatctcgtggaagagcaaaaaacaagatgttgtctctagatcttccacggaggctgagtatcgtgctatggctgtgactacatgtgagattatttggttacgttggcttcttgcagatatgggggttcacatttctatgcctactcccctgcattgtgataacaaaagtgcggtacaaattgcaaagaattctgtcttccatgagcgtacgaagcacatt
- the LOC107868678 gene encoding proline-rich receptor-like protein kinase PERK12, whose amino-acid sequence MPSRKRIAMAYIYYSPPPPTMPSNDPKPPPPAVTVPITPPPSLTPPGGGGGSNDTPPANPPNQQGGKIPPSPPTLPPQLFPPPPPSSSNSGSVSAPPPGGPVNQTSTSPPPGPPPPTQTPSSPPNTSKSPISPPQTPSSPPHNSKISPPPTSSPSNASQSPSSSPGTPSSIPPQNSQSPKLAPSSPPSEGSKVPSLSPSTPYSKLSPPPSALTPLATPTFPSSTFPPPPSSNSIDVAPPSGGGGKHTTVIAVGVSIGGLFFLAFAIVLFCLYKKKKKRVMVPAAASC is encoded by the coding sequence ATGCCATCTCGTAAGCGCATTGCAATGGCTTATATATATTATTCTCCACCTCCACCAACTATGCCGTCTAATGATCCGAAACCGCCACCTCCTGCGGTGACAGTTCCTATAACTCCACCCCCAAGTTTAACACCTccgggtggtggtggtggtagtaatGATACGCCGCCTGCAAACCCTCCTAATCAACAAGGTGGAAAAATCCCACCCTCACCACCAACATTGCCACCACAACTATTTCCTCCACCGCCTCCCTCAAGTTCAAATTCTGGATCAGTCTCTGCTCCTCCTCCTGGTGGTCCCGTCAACCAAACATCAACATCTCCTCCGCCAGGTCCTCCACCACCAACACAAACTCCGAGTTCACCACCAAACACTTCTAAAAGTCCTATTTCACCACCACAAACTCCGAGTTCACCACCACACAATTCCAAGATTTCACCTCCACCAACTTCTTCACCATCGAATGCCTCGCAATCCCCATCGTCGTCACCAGGAACACCATCTTCTATACCACCACAAAACTCACAATCACCGAAGTTAGCACCTTCATCACCTCCTTCAGAAGGAAGTAAAGTCCCTTCACTCTCTCCATCAACCCCTTACTCAAAACTAAGTCCACCTCCTTCAGCATTAACACCACTTGCCACGCCGACTTTTCCTTCAAGTACCTTTCCTCCTCCACCATCAAGTAATAGTATTGACGTTGCCCCACCATCAGGGGGAGGTGGAAAACACACAACAGTTATTGCGGTAGGTGTATCCATCGGGGGCCTCTTCTTTCTAGCATTTGCTATTGTTCTCTTTTGCTTgtataagaagaaaaagaagcgCGTCATGGTTCCAGCTGCAGCTTCTtgttga